The DNA region TATCGATTTCGATGATCGCACCGATCTGAACCTTCTTCGCCATAAAGTAATCCCGTAACTGCACCGGCACCCCTCCGAGGCAAGCCTGCGCTCTCCTGCGTTCTTTTTAGCCTTTGGCGGTTCGGCGTTTGGGATTTCTTCTGATTACTCCCGCTCCCCCGGCGCCTCCGGCGAAAACGGCGGCGACGTCACATTCTGCCGGATCGATTCCAGATTCTCGCGAATCAGTTCTCCGACAGAAATGCACCGCAGATAAGCCGAGCGCCCATAGTGCGCCGCCAGGCTCTCGCGCAGCTCGATCACATTATCTGGCGGCGCGAGCGACACATCCGACATCGCCGTGAGCAACAGCTCCAGCCGCTCCTGCGCCACCTCCGCGCGTTGCAACATCAGCACCTGCTCCTCGCGTTGATACTGCCGCGCCGTCTCCACGCGCAGATGCTTCATGCAAAAAAACGCCAGCTGCTGGTTGTCCTTAAAAAACTGCGGCCGGTACAGATTCATGCGCCCCTCATAAGCCTGCTGGTCGAAGTCCATCGCGCGAATCCGGATCTGCGCGCCCTCGAAATCCGGCGTGATCACGACGACAAAATTATACGCCCGCATGTCCCCGAGCAGCCGCACGAAACAGCGCTCGTTGAACTTCACCAACTCCTTCGCCACGCGGATCGGCTTCAGCTCCTTGTTCGTCAGCCAGCGCTGCGCGAACACATCGCCCGGAATGCCCGCGATATGCTCTTCCACCAGCGTGTCTCCGTGAGTGAGAAAATGCAGGCGGTTCGGCGACAGCAGATGCTCCAGCTCCAGCCCGTACACGCGCGAGGCATCCCCGCGCTTGATGTAGAAATAGTCCGGGTTGTCGTTGTATGCATTGACGATCCGGATACGAAACGGCGCCGAATTCCCAAACGCGCAAAAGTCGATCCGGTCCACGTACAGGTGGCTCATGAACGCCAGGTCACCATCCACGCGCAGCAACGCGTAGAGCCGCTTCAGCCCGTCCTGCAGCGACTCCATCTCCAGCTGGTCGTACACCACCGTTTCCCAAAGCGTCGCCTTGCCCTCGGCATCCGTGAGCGGAGCCGATTCCGCAAACCTCCGTAGCCGTTGATAAGTCACCGGCAACTCACGCTCGCGCCGGTAGCGCTTTAAATATGCACGCAGCCCTTCGCTGATCGGCAGGCTCGGCTTCTTCTGCTGCGCAGAGCGGGTGTGAGAAAAAGCCGGGGCATCCATGACCGCGAACATGCCCCCGCCCCTGTCGCTGGCAACGACTACAACGCATTCCCCCTCCGCGTTTTCATCGCCTCATCGCTCCTTCCACGCATTTGCCAAAACAAAGCTAAAGCCCCGCCGCCCCGGGTTTCGCCTCGTCTCCCCCGCGTCCCAACCCCAGTCTGCCACCCGCTTCCCATGTTACTCCTCGCCACTACCGCCCTCGAAAAAATCAAAGACGTCCCCCCCATGTTCTGGGTCAAAGTGGCCGTGGCGCTGGTCGGCTTCATTGTCGCCGTCATCGTCATTCAGAAGGTCTGGCACATGAACAAGCTCGCCCTCGCCCTCATCATCTTCGTGGTCGGCGGCATCCTCAGCTTCTCTTGGGTCTATAAACGCAACGAACCCGCCTTCATGACCTGGCTCATCGAGCCCATTGCGAACTCCGGCTTCTTCCCCACCGAGGGCGGCTCCGAGCTGCGCAACATTAACGAAGACGGCACCAAGGCGAAAAAAGCCCCGGTCCCCGCTCCCGCGAAAAAGTAACGCCGCCTCCGGTCCGCCCGCGCCCCACCCGGCAGGCTCGGCTCGTCATCAGCCACCGACCGCAGAGCCGGTCACACACCGCTTTCATGATAACCATGAAATCCGGTCACGTGCATTTCCGCAGTTTTTGGAGTGGTTTTCACCGGGGGTTTCTGGCTAGTTCGACACCCGCTTATGCCTAAAGCCCTCTCTGACATCGGACTCATCGGCCTCGCCGTGATGGGTCAAAATCTCGCCCTCAACATCGCCGACCACGGCTTTCAAATCTCGGTCTACAACCGCACGGTCGAAAAGACCGACAAGTTCGTCGCCGAGAATCCCAACACGCCCGGCGGCCTCGTCGGCTCGAAGACCCTCGAAGAATTCGTCAAGTCTTTGGCCAAGCCCCGCAAGATGGTCATCCTCGTGCAGGCCGGCAAAGCGACCGACGCCGTCATCGACGGCCTCATCCCTCTTCTCGATAAAGACGACATCATCATCGACGGCGGCAACGCTCTCTGGACCGACACCATCCGCCGCGAAAAAGCGCTGAAGGAAAAAGGTCTCCGCTTCATCGGCTCCGGCGTTTCCGGCGGTGAAGAAGGCGCTCGTTTCGGCCCGTCCCTCATGCCCGGTGGCGAGTTCGCCGCCTGGAAAGAACTGAAGCCCATCTGGGAAGCCGTCGCCGCCAAGGTCGACGCCAAGACCGGCAAGCCCATCGCCGGCGCCCAGCCCGGCAAGCCCGTCAAGGGCGGCGTGCCCTGCACCACCTACATCGGTGAAAACGGTGCCGGCCACTACGTGAAGATGGTCCACAACGGCATCGAGTATGGCGACATGCAGATGATCTGTGAGGCTTACTCGCTCCTCTCCGGCCTCCTCGGCCTCAAGCCCGCCGACCAAGGCAAGATTTTCTCCGAATGGAACGCCGGCGCGCTGGATTCCTTCCTCATCGAAATCACCGCCGACATCCTGAAGCAGAAGGACCCCGCCAATAAGAAAAAAGCCTTCGTCGACGTCGTCCTCGATACCGCTGGCCAGAAGGGCACCGGCAAATGGACCTCCGTCAACGCTCTCGACATGGGCATCGCCGCTCCGACGATCGCCGAGTCCGTCTTCGCCCGCTGCATCTCCGCGATCAAAGACGAGCGCGTTGCGGCTTCGAAGATCCTCAAAGGCCCCAAGAAAAAGAAGTACAAGGGCGGCAAGGCTGCTCTCATCCAGGCCATCCACGAC from Nibricoccus aquaticus includes:
- the gndA gene encoding NADP-dependent phosphogluconate dehydrogenase yields the protein MPKALSDIGLIGLAVMGQNLALNIADHGFQISVYNRTVEKTDKFVAENPNTPGGLVGSKTLEEFVKSLAKPRKMVILVQAGKATDAVIDGLIPLLDKDDIIIDGGNALWTDTIRREKALKEKGLRFIGSGVSGGEEGARFGPSLMPGGEFAAWKELKPIWEAVAAKVDAKTGKPIAGAQPGKPVKGGVPCTTYIGENGAGHYVKMVHNGIEYGDMQMICEAYSLLSGLLGLKPADQGKIFSEWNAGALDSFLIEITADILKQKDPANKKKAFVDVVLDTAGQKGTGKWTSVNALDMGIAAPTIAESVFARCISAIKDERVAASKILKGPKKKKYKGGKAALIQAIHDALYASKICSYAQGFQLMRAAQKEYNWKLNFGEIAQIFRGGCIIRAAFLQKITEAYARNPNLANLLLDSYFNKTIQKTQENWRKVVALAAEYGIATPTFSSALAYYDSYRSARLPANLLQAQRDYFGAHTYERTDKPRGKFFHVDWPEATRPQLEA